The Saccharothrix variisporea genome has a segment encoding these proteins:
- a CDS encoding S49 family peptidase, with protein MSVTDKIAARLPKIVADRADRGPVVAAVRLHGVITPSPSPMARNTINLQNVESALTRAFDHDRLVAVALLVNSPGGAPTQSALVAERIRELAAKKRVPVLAFCEDVAASGGYWLACAADEIYAHGTSLVGSIGVVSAGFGLNGLLERHGVERRVYTAGEHKVRLDPFRPEKPEDVEWLRGLHEELHGQFVDWVRERRGSKLSDSVDLFSGEVWTGAKAAELGLVDGVGTLRGVVAKRYPDADVTVAEPRRPLLARLGLAGSATRSGDFLLDGLAALEERARWSRFGL; from the coding sequence ATGAGCGTGACCGACAAGATCGCCGCCCGGTTGCCGAAGATCGTCGCCGACCGCGCCGATCGCGGGCCGGTGGTGGCCGCGGTGCGGTTGCACGGGGTCATCACGCCCTCGCCGTCGCCGATGGCCCGCAACACGATCAACCTGCAGAACGTCGAGAGCGCCCTGACCCGGGCGTTCGACCACGACCGGCTCGTGGCGGTCGCCCTGCTGGTCAACTCGCCCGGTGGTGCGCCGACGCAGTCCGCCCTGGTGGCCGAGCGGATCCGGGAGCTGGCCGCCAAGAAGCGGGTGCCGGTGCTGGCGTTCTGCGAGGACGTGGCCGCGTCCGGCGGGTACTGGCTGGCGTGCGCGGCGGACGAGATCTACGCGCACGGGACCTCGCTGGTCGGGTCGATCGGGGTGGTGAGCGCCGGGTTCGGGCTCAACGGGCTGCTGGAGCGCCACGGTGTCGAGCGGCGGGTCTACACGGCCGGGGAGCACAAGGTCCGGCTCGACCCGTTCCGGCCGGAGAAGCCCGAGGACGTCGAGTGGTTGCGCGGGCTGCACGAGGAGTTGCACGGGCAGTTCGTCGACTGGGTGCGGGAGCGCCGCGGGTCGAAGCTGAGCGACTCGGTCGACCTGTTCTCCGGTGAGGTGTGGACCGGGGCCAAGGCCGCTGAACTGGGCCTGGTGGACGGCGTCGGCACGCTGCGCGGCGTGGTCGCGAAGCGGTACCCGGACGCGGACGTGACCGTCGCCGAGCCCCGCCGGCCCCTGCTCGCCCGCCTCGGGCTCGCCGGCAGCGCCACCCGATCGGGGGACTTCCTGCTGGACGGCTTGGCGGCGCTGGAAGAGCGGGCCCGCTGGTCGCGATTCGGCTTGTGA
- a CDS encoding sensor histidine kinase, with protein sequence MDAVRDLLTERAVLGVIATLAVLGLFVMLCRARRVSTSVEDAVMDMLHRMSKASADLREGLTQEAADKATPHLREMLRCVAVGITDHEGTLLSWDGGANDHYEFLVPFIERAIGEVHKEHVEHRKLDCELPGPCSLHSAVIVPLIVESEVAGTLIVVSGVANKRQIRMAEETARFVSTQLELEVLQKSRQALAQAEVKALRAQISPHFVYNALNTISSLIRTDPAHARELLQEFAEFTRYSFRTDGFFTTLADELTNIHRYLTIEQARYGARLNVRLKIAPEVLQVVLPFLVLQPLVENAVRHGLAKKPGGGLLTIIAEDNGAEALISVEDDGVGMDPDRLFEDLKDAHQTGAHVGLGNINHRMRAVFGDDYALVVETAPDAGMKIILKVPKYSPGVRTNLPLMPPKLDETAEQPVVRA encoded by the coding sequence ATGGACGCCGTGCGTGACCTCCTGACCGAGCGCGCGGTCCTCGGTGTCATCGCGACCCTGGCCGTCTTGGGCCTCTTCGTGATGCTGTGCCGCGCCCGCAGGGTGAGCACCTCCGTCGAAGACGCCGTGATGGACATGCTGCACCGGATGTCCAAGGCGTCCGCCGACCTGCGCGAGGGGCTGACCCAGGAGGCCGCCGACAAGGCGACCCCGCACCTGCGCGAGATGCTGAGGTGCGTCGCGGTCGGCATCACCGACCACGAGGGCACCCTGCTGTCCTGGGACGGCGGCGCCAACGACCACTACGAGTTCCTGGTGCCCTTCATCGAGCGCGCGATCGGCGAGGTGCACAAGGAGCACGTCGAGCACCGGAAGCTGGACTGCGAGCTGCCCGGCCCGTGCTCGCTGCACTCGGCGGTGATCGTGCCGCTGATCGTGGAGTCCGAGGTCGCGGGCACGCTGATCGTCGTCAGCGGCGTGGCGAACAAGCGCCAGATCCGGATGGCCGAGGAGACGGCGCGGTTCGTGTCCACGCAGTTGGAGCTGGAGGTGCTCCAGAAGTCCCGGCAGGCGCTGGCGCAGGCCGAGGTGAAGGCGCTGCGGGCGCAGATCTCGCCGCACTTCGTCTACAACGCGCTGAACACGATCTCGTCGCTGATCCGCACCGACCCGGCGCACGCGCGGGAGCTGCTGCAGGAGTTCGCGGAGTTCACCCGGTACTCGTTCCGCACCGACGGATTCTTCACGACCCTGGCCGACGAGCTGACCAACATCCACCGCTACCTGACCATCGAGCAGGCGCGGTACGGGGCGAGGTTGAACGTCCGGCTCAAGATCGCGCCGGAGGTGCTGCAGGTCGTGCTGCCGTTCCTGGTGTTGCAGCCGCTGGTGGAGAACGCCGTGCGGCACGGGCTGGCGAAGAAGCCGGGCGGCGGGCTGCTGACCATCATCGCCGAGGACAACGGGGCGGAGGCCCTGATCTCGGTGGAGGACGACGGCGTGGGCATGGACCCGGACCGGTTGTTCGAGGACCTGAAGGACGCCCACCAGACGGGCGCGCACGTGGGGCTGGGCAACATCAACCACCGGATGCGCGCGGTGTTCGGCGACGACTACGCCCTTGTCGTGGAGACCGCGCCGGACGCCGGGATGAAGATCATCCTGAAGGTGCCGAAGTACTCGCCGGGGGTGCGCACGAACCTGCCCCTGATGCCCCCGAAGCTGGACGAAACCGCTGAACAGCCGGTGGTCCGCGCTTAG